Below is a window of Gossypium hirsutum isolate 1008001.06 chromosome A12, Gossypium_hirsutum_v2.1, whole genome shotgun sequence DNA.
acattagcaattaattaaattttaaaattttaaaaacaaaactattaaaaagttataaaaattattaaaaatttaagttaacaTGACATACACATGGATGTGACGTAGCAAAATTAACAGACTATCTATTtggagtgatttgacaaataatataaatttaagaagtaaaaaaaataaaaaattaaataaaaagttagaataattttttttacaaaattaaagcaaatattttttaatgatagATTCAAGTTGATGGCCAGTAATAGTAAACCAAAATTTATTGTTAAACATTTTTTCTCAAAGAAAACTTGCCATTTCATTACAAATATGAGATTTTTTTATAGAGAGTTGTAACCTCTTtgttacaaaattatgatttgtatgccatatatatatatatttataatgtattagtatatgaaataaaaataatttaatttcaattaataatttttagtcATTCATATAATTtgcttttagaaaaattaaagaaaaattgttatttacttcaaatttaaatttgtattaactattttaatatatatatatgtatttaataaaCTTTTTATGTCGTATTATTCTAAAATTAATTGaggaaaaattatatataatataattgaaATCAAACGTGAATATTCTgaataaatatattcaaaataaaatcatacgtagaattttttaataaataaataaatttaatttctatcCATAACGTCTAACAGTCGCGTAATCCATAAGCTCATATTTTCTTCCAATAAATCACAAAGAGATAGAATTGATTGAAAGATTGTATCTATTGGGACCTCTTCATGCTTCTTCCAATTTTTACTTAAAATGTTAAACATTGAACCTAAACTCTATTATTATACTATACAAGTATTTTTATCATTAGTTGAAGAGGTTATTCGCACATCACAGCAAAAATAATGACAAAAGTATTATGTATGTTTTTATACTAAGAGTCGAATTGTATTTTATCacatttactaaaaataatgagCAAATCAATCTATGTAAAGTAGATCAAAGAACATAATagtcatttctgttaaaattttcatttatttctactTTTAAAAATTGGTGTGATTGATAGAATAACTAAATAATCGCATGTGACGTGCCATATGTAtctctttttaataaaataataataatttcctctttgatctataatgactaatttatctattttttaaagtaaaaaaactaaaatttaaccggAATCCTAATATGAAATTACTTCAACCCAAAACAACTATGACAATAAACATTAACCTCGAGTTTGTAAGGGCTAACCCTTGGATTAAAAGAAGTTGTCCTCACATCCATTAATAAAACGTGAATAAAGCCTAaaaatcaacctaacatgaactaaaatatgaaaaatatcacATGGATCCTAAAATCCCAAAAAGGCCGCCACCTTAACGATGACTTTAGTGGAAGCCCATTACAGAGTTTAAAGAGTAAAACAAAAATCTGGGCTAGTTTTGGTTGTTTTTGGTTTTAATGAATCGAACAAGTATTTTCATTGTGTGGACCTAAAAGAAAACTTATAGATAATTTAAGCCCTTGAATGGATAAATCatagcagcagcagcagcatcaGCATCAGCTTCATCGAAATAAGCGAAGTGCTCTTTTTATTTCCGAAATTTTCGTTTTCCAATTTTTCATCACCAAATCGTCAGCAACCCCCCATTagccttctattttctcaaatcaaatTTGGTTTCCCAATTCTCTTTTTACCTTAAAGTCTTCACCTTTTGTTTTTGTTCTGCTGAACTCAGTAAGCCGCCATGGCTACGACGACTCAGTCTCCTTCTCCTCCCAATTCCAACGACGATAAGCCCCAACCAAGCTCAGGTCTGATCCCTTTTTCTCTctaatttttcctttcttttctttttctaagttATTGTATAGTCTGTAATGAAGTTCATTGCTTTGACTTTCTATTAACAAagaattaaaatccaattttattttttatatatatataaatctccTTGCTTTGAAGCtgaatatacatatacatacagtgttataagaaaaaaagaaaattctggGTTTTTTATATAAGGATAAAGGAATAATTCTGATTATAGATACTGGTTTCAGCAGAGGTGGTAGAACAAGCTAATGGGGTTCAACAAGATGTTAGGCCAGAAGCTACTAAACAGAACGTTCCAGCATCTGTGTTTGTGAACTCTGAACCAATAAGAGAAGACCAAGTTTCCAATGCTGTTAAATTCCTTTCACATCCCAAAGTTAGGGGTTCACCTGTTATTTATAGAAGATCCTTTCTTGAAAGGAAAGGCCTTACAAAGGAGGAGATTGATGAAGCTTTTCGGCGTGTGCCTGTAAtttatatgattgttttgttttgttgatTAGTGTACTTTGATTCCGTTTGATATGTGTTTGTGGAGTATTCATTGATTCTTTTGACAGGATCCACCTCCTAGTTCACAGCCAGCTAGTTCGAATCAAGGTAATGCATTGTATCGATGAATCgaggttttgtttttattttgtttgggtTTTTAATGTTGTTTTGATACTGTAATGGAATTAGATGGACAAGTCATTACTTCATCGAATGTTCAAAGTCAGGCCGCAGTTGCAGCACCCCAGCCTGTGGTGGCTGCTCCTACTGGTATGGTACCTGCAAGGACGGTTGCACGGTGGCAATTTCATTGGTACCATGctgtttttggtttagggtttttggcAGCTTCTGGTGCTGGCTCAGCTTTATTAATCAAGGTATCGATGCCTATTCCATTACTATCTCGTAAGCTAGATTTTTCTTACAGTCAGATAACTTGTGTTTTGTTTTAGAATGTTATTGTCCCAAGGTTGAAATCTTGGATACGTAAAGTTGTGTTGGAAGAAGAAAATGACCATGCCAAGAAACTTGATGCAAAGCCAAGTTTGGCAGAAGAGGCAGCAGCCGCAGCAAAAGCAGCTGCGGCTGCGGCTGCTGATGTTGCAAAAGCAAGCCAGGAAATGTTGAACTCCAAAAATGAAGGTGGAGTTATAATGGCATTTTTATTTTTAGCTGACTAGTTTCATTATGTTTTTTGggtcttctttttgttttgtttttttcataAGCATCTTCTTGATTTACTGAACATAGTTTGAATACTTACCAGAGAGAAGACGCTTTGAAGAATTTATGAATCTTATGGATGCGCAAGTACAAGAAATGAAGTTGATGAGTAATTCCATAAGGAAATTGGAAGGTACTCTGTTGTCTTGTTGCCTTCATGTATTAATGGTGTCAAGTAAGAGGCAATATAATGATGATTGTTAAACGGCTTCTAGTCTTGTTGGTACTGCTTGCTTACCGCTTCTGAGGAGCATGTGCCTCTATGTTGTTGGACTTCATTACTAATTTTGTTATTTGTGTGACTATTAGGACAAGCTAATAGCCCCAGCAGGACATTTTCTGATCACGAAGATCATAGAGTGTCAGCCTCGAGTACAAAGGTATGCTGAAACTAATTTAATTGTGAACACTTCATATCTGCATTGGAAAATAAATTCTCTGATCCCAGTTTTGTGCAAGACGAGCTAttactaaataaaaaaacatcTTTCCAGCAAACCTATCCAAATGGCAAGGTGGATATTGATGTGTTGTCAGGTAATTTTCTATGATTAATTTTCTCAAAGTTAATTTATCTCCAATGGTTTGAATTCCAGTATCCTATAACTACGATTTTCTAAGCAGCGAGATCTTCCTCACCGCCTGTTTCTGCCGAACCACCTCACCCAAAGTCATATATGGAGGTACTGACTTGCTTCATCCTTAACTGGCTGTACTTTATTCACTTAGACCGAGCTGTGACTCAGTTTCAATATTTATCAGTTTCAAAACAAATACCGTATTTCTAGACATGTTTTGAAGACATTTCGCTAATTGGCATTTGTAATTGTGTTGTAGATTATGGCAATGATCCAAAGAGGGGAGAAACCTTCAAATATCAGAGTAATCCATTTAACATTTCCATGTTGATATTGGCTTGTATACTGCATTTATGTTAACTTTGTTATTCCTGATTTATACGCAGGAAGTTAATGATATGCCTCCCAACCCGAACCAGCAAATATCAAATCCTCGCATAACACCAAGATCTAAGGTGTGTTCTAGAGTTTTTCCAGAATCTTTCGGATCATTTTCTTTGgcattatattcatataaactacTACGATTCTACTTCAATGTGGTTATTCGGACATTTTTGGAAAGTgggatattttaaatattatatttgaagttTTTTTGGGCCATAGAGTAGCCTTATGCTAACCTTGAATAAAATCCGGACCGCTATCTTTTATTCTTTGGGATGATTTCTAAATTACCAGTTGTTGGTTTATGCCATTAGAATGCTAGAATCCTTGAAAACATGGATACTGCTTTTGTGCTGAGAAATACGACTTGTAAAAGGTAATATCGGCGTGCCTTCAATTTGCTCAAATCTGAATTTTtattttctcctctttttgtATGTAAATGAGTAGCCGTGGGAGGCCCAAAACGGGTCCAGCCAGGTACTCCAGTCTCAGAGAAGTGCTGAAGGCTTGAATGGACAAGATAATGGATTAAACTATCTGGTGGATGATGAGAGCTCAACCCCTTGGTGGCAACGCAAAAATGTTAGAATCACCGAGattgaaaacgaaaatgaaaacGAAGTTAAGGCTGCTGCCGGACCTTACGGTGTAAGAACTGAACAACCTGTTCAACGTACATGGGTTCCACCCCAGCCACCACCTGTGGCAATACCAGAAGCAGCTGAAGCCATTAGAAGGCCAAAACCATTAGCTTCAAAAGAACAATCGGCTGATGAACAATCAATGGTTCACCCCTCAGAGCCAATTGATGAGTTACAGAGGATCACAAAAATATCGGAGTCAGGAGGTTCAGTGGAGATGAATGTAGGTTTTCCGAGTGGAACCTCCAGTGATGTACAAGAACAAGAAGTTAGCCATGAAGGGAATTGAAACTGGACTCCTTATCCAGGGTAAGCTCGATGTGAAGTCTATCGATGTGCCATAATATTGAGCATCCCTATAGCATATGCAGAACTTTCTCATCATGATACGTTCTTTATGTACAcccaataatgataataatagtgGAACATTGTAAATGGGGATGGTTTATGTTTATTTGAAGCTAGAATGCTGGCTTGCACTAAACGACCAATACCCCTATATGATAAATCAAGAGGCGAAGTCTTGTTAATCTCTACTAAGTTGCACCAGTTTATAAATACGACAGCCTTAGCACTTTGCATTGTTTTTTGTGCTTTTGTATGGtgtcttttttattattacataaaaaaaaatttaaatatatgaagattataaaaactataaatgtATAttgtatcttttaaatttttaatcaataaataattaattaaatcaacacaAAGTCCCAACACGGGAAATTGaattattacaatttaaacaaattgaaaaaattcCAAATGAAACCAACTATTTAAGCTAAAACTTATGGAAAGactttaaaatctatatttaggTTTAGCTTAACATTATTTCCTAAAAGTGTActtggaaaagaaaaatatttttagagaaaaattaaaatttttaacttttgagATAATTGCTTTTAGACCactttttaatttagaaaaaacacTTCTTTTTTCAAAAAGCAACTTGCCTAAAAATACTTTTAGCTTGGAAATACTTCTTAGACCCAATATTAAACACACTCTTAAACGCATTAGCACAGAAGTAAAAAATTGTACAAGAAAATTAACATCTAGGTTCATTAATtgtagaaataattaaaatacaaaaattaaaaaactatctaaaataacaaaatatacaaGTCGTCCTTTAATTTGTTAGcccttttgttcttgtgaggtggATGCTGAAGTATTAAAAACCATGAAGTGGAATCAGTAATTTAAAGCTAACTGCAAAATTTGCTGTCTACATATTTACTTCCGTAATCAACTAAAAACAAGATATAAATTCACGAGAGCGGTTAAACATCACACACAGCAGCACTGGCTTTAAgttaaacaagaaaaaagaagctTTGGCTTTTCACACTCATCCACTGCTTCCTCACTCGTGCCTGTATTGCTGCAAATATCAAACAACAGAATTCAGGGACTGCACAGTACAATAATAGCTTCTGCTGCTGCCCAATTACAACCCTTGTAACACTACTTACTCTAAAACTTGTTAAATTTTAGATCCAGGATCACAAACTCAAAACTTGAATAAAATGACTAGTGTTCATTAATAAATATGAACAAACAATTACCCAGAGGCCAAATTTTGTCGTTAAAAAACAACTAGGCTGGAACCAAATGGGGCATGAGCAGGTCATGCATACTTTTAGTTACAACTCCTCATTTATTaattctaaatttcaattttcttttttctcaagAAAACATACATACGGGGTAATCATAAGAATTGTATTCAATCAAGTACCTT
It encodes the following:
- the LOC107939290 gene encoding peroxisomal membrane protein PEX14 isoform X1, with translation MATTTQSPSPPNSNDDKPQPSSAEVVEQANGVQQDVRPEATKQNVPASVFVNSEPIREDQVSNAVKFLSHPKVRGSPVIYRRSFLERKGLTKEEIDEAFRRVPDPPPSSQPASSNQDGQVITSSNVQSQAAVAAPQPVVAAPTGMVPARTVARWQFHWYHAVFGLGFLAASGAGSALLIKNVIVPRLKSWIRKVVLEEENDHAKKLDAKPSLAEEAAAAAKAAAAAAADVAKASQEMLNSKNEERRRFEEFMNLMDAQVQEMKLMSNSIRKLEGQANSPSRTFSDHEDHRVSASSTKQTYPNGKVDIDVLSARSSSPPVSAEPPHPKSYMEIMAMIQRGEKPSNIREVNDMPPNPNQQISNPRITPRSKPWEAQNGSSQVLQSQRSAEGLNGQDNGLNYLVDDESSTPWWQRKNVRITEIENENENEVKAAAGPYGVRTEQPVQRTWVPPQPPPVAIPEAAEAIRRPKPLASKEQSADEQSMVHPSEPIDELQRITKISESGGSVEMNVGFPSGTSSDVQEQEVSHEGN
- the LOC107939290 gene encoding peroxisomal membrane protein PEX14 isoform X2, with the translated sequence MATTTQSPSPPNSNDDKPQPSSEVVEQANGVQQDVRPEATKQNVPASVFVNSEPIREDQVSNAVKFLSHPKVRGSPVIYRRSFLERKGLTKEEIDEAFRRVPDPPPSSQPASSNQDGQVITSSNVQSQAAVAAPQPVVAAPTGMVPARTVARWQFHWYHAVFGLGFLAASGAGSALLIKNVIVPRLKSWIRKVVLEEENDHAKKLDAKPSLAEEAAAAAKAAAAAAADVAKASQEMLNSKNEERRRFEEFMNLMDAQVQEMKLMSNSIRKLEGQANSPSRTFSDHEDHRVSASSTKQTYPNGKVDIDVLSARSSSPPVSAEPPHPKSYMEIMAMIQRGEKPSNIREVNDMPPNPNQQISNPRITPRSKPWEAQNGSSQVLQSQRSAEGLNGQDNGLNYLVDDESSTPWWQRKNVRITEIENENENEVKAAAGPYGVRTEQPVQRTWVPPQPPPVAIPEAAEAIRRPKPLASKEQSADEQSMVHPSEPIDELQRITKISESGGSVEMNVGFPSGTSSDVQEQEVSHEGN